The following proteins come from a genomic window of Eubalaena glacialis isolate mEubGla1 chromosome X, mEubGla1.1.hap2.+ XY, whole genome shotgun sequence:
- the HCFC1 gene encoding host cell factor 1 isoform X2: MASAVSPANSPAVLLQPRWKRVVGWSGPVPRPRHGHRAVAIKELIVVFGGGNEGIVDELHVYNTATNQWFIPAVRGDIPPGCAAYGFVCDGTRLLVFGGMVEYGKYSNDLYELQASRWEWKRLKAKTPKNGPPPCPRLGHSFSLVGNKCYLFGGLANDSEDPKNNIPRYLNDLYILELRPGSGVVAWDIPITYGVLPPPRESHTAVVYTEKDNKKSKLVIYGGMSGCRLGDLWTLDIETLTWNKPSLSGVAPLPRSLHSATTIGNKMYVFGGWVPLVMDDVKVATHEKEWKCTNTLACLNLDTMAWETILMDTLEDNIPRARAGHCAVAINTRLYIWSGRDGYRKAWNNQVCCKDLWYLETEKPPPPARVQLVRANTNSLEVSWGAVATADSYLLQLQKYDIPATAATATSPTPNPVPSVPANPPKSPAPAAAAPAVQPLTQVGITLLPQAAAAPPTTTTTIQVLPTVPGSSISVPAAARTQGVPAVLKVTGPQATTGTPLVTMRPASQAGKAPVTVTSLPAGVRMVVPTQSAQGTVIGSSPQMSGMAALAAAAAATQKIPPSSAPTVLSVPAGTTIVKTVAVTPGTTTLPATVKVASSPVMVSNPATRMLKTAAAQVGTSVSSAANTSTRPIITVHKSGTVTVAQQAQVVTTVVGGVTKTITLVKSPISVPGGSALISNLGKVMSVVQTKPVQTSAVTGQASTGPVTQIIQTKGPLPAGTILKLVTSADGKPTTIITTTQASGAGTKPTILGISSVSPSTTKPGTTTIIKTIPMSAIITQAGATGVTSSPGIKSPITIITTKVMTSGTGAPAKIITAVPKIATGHGQQGVTQVVLKGAPGQPGTILRTVPMGGVRLVTPVTVSAVKPAVTTLVVKGTTGVTTLGTVTGTVSTSLAGAGGHSTSASLATPITTLGTIATLSSQVINPTAITVSAAQTTLTAAGGLTTPTITMQPVSQPTQVTLITAPSGVEAQPVHDLPVSILASPTTEQPTATVTIADSGQGDVQPGTVTLVCSNPPCETHETGTTNTATTTVVANLGGHPQPTQVQFVCDRQEAAASLVSSTVGQQNGSVVRVCSNPPCETHDTGTTNTATTATSNMAGQHGCSNPPCETHETGTTSTATTAMSGIGAGQRRDVRYTCVASTVPAVVRVSMAAGASEGVQGSVKPSCQTRQTSATSTTMTVMATGAPCSAGPLFRPSLALEAGGRGATLVQLGPVSTQVRPGGEGGPLAGLGPLVSVGRQPEVHHAHTTYTATTARSTVGAGEPSEVQGMPALGYESSPGAAVTAKALEALLCSSATVTQVCSNPPCETHETGTTPTPTTATSTGGAGQPEGGQQPPAGRPCETHQTASTGTTMSVSMGALLPDATPSHRTLESGLEGAAPPTVTPQAGASLLAPFPTQRVCSNPPCETHETGTTHTATTVTSNMSSNQDPPPPPSDQGEVESTQGDGVNIPSSSPITTTVSSTLTRAVTTVTQSTPVPGPSVPPPEELQASPGPRQQLPPRQLLQPASAPLMGESAEVLSASQAPELQAAVDLSSTGDPSSGQEPASSAMVATVVVQPPPPTQSEVDQLSLPQELMAEAQAGTTTLMVTGLTPEELAVTAAAEAAAQAAATEEAQALAIQAVLQAAQQAVMAGTGEPMDTSEAAAAVTQAELSHLSAEGQEGQATTIPIVLTQQELAALVQQQQLQEAQAQQQQHHLPTEALAPADSLNDPAIESNCLGELAGAAPSTVALLPSTATDSLAPSNTFVAPQPVVVASPAKLQAAATLTEVANGIESLGVKPDLPPPPSKAPVKKENQWFDVGVIKGTNVMVTHYFLPPDDAAPSDDDSGTVPDYNQLKKQELQPGTAYKFRVAGINACGRGPFSEISAFKTCLPGFPGAPCAIKISKSPDGAHLTWEPPSVTSGKIIEYSVYLAIQSSQAGGEPKSSTPAQLAFMRVYCGPSPSCLVQSSSLSNAHIDYTTKPAIIFRIAARNEKGYGPATQVRWLQETSKDSSGAKPASKRPMSSPEMKSAPKKSKADGQ; this comes from the exons ATGGCTTCGGCCGTGTCACCCGCCAACTCGCCAGCAGTGCTCCTGCAGCCCCGCTGGAAGCGAGTGGTGGGCTGGTCGGGTCCAGTGCCCCGGCCCCGCCACGGCCACCGCGCCGTGGCCATCAAGGAGCTCATCGTGGTGTTTGGCGGCGGCAACGAGGGGATAGTGGACGAACTGCACGTGTACAACACGG CGACCAACCAGTGGTTCATCCCGGCCGTGAGAGGGGACATCCCTCCTGGATGTGCAGCCTATGGCTTCGTGTGCGATGGGACTCGCCTGCTGGTATTTGGCGGGATGGTGGAGTACGGCAAATACAGCAATGACCTCTACGAGCTCCAG GCAAGCCGGTGGGAGTGGAAGAGACTCAAAGCAAAGACGCCCAAAAACGGGCCCCCTCCGTGTCCTCGGCTCGGGCACAGCTTCTCCCTTGTGGGCAACAAATGTTACCTGTTTGGGGGTCTGGCCAATGATAGCGAGGACCCCAAGAACAACATTCCGAG GTACCTGAATGACTTATACATCCTGGAACTGCGGCCAGGCTCCGGAGTGGTAGCCTGGGACATTCCCATCACTTACGGcgtccttcccccaccccgggAGTCTCACACTGCAGTGGTCTACACCGAGAAAGACAACAAGAAGTCCAAGCTGGTGATCTATGGAGGGATGAGTGGCTGCAGGCTGGGGGACCTCTGGACCCTGGATATTG AGACGCTGACGTGGAATAAGCCCAGCCTCAGCGGGGTGGCACCTCTTCCTCGAAGTCTCCACTCGGCTACGACCATAGGAAACAA AATGTACGTGTTTGGTGGCTGGGTGCCTCTCGTCATGGATGACGTCAAAGTGGCCACACACGAGAAGGAGTGGAAGTGTACCAACACACTGGCTTGTCTCAACCTGG ATACCATGGCCTGGGAGACGATCCTGATGGATACGCTGGAGGACAATATTCCCCGGGCCCGCGCCGGCCACTGTGCTGTAGCCATCAACACCCGCCTGTACATTTGGAGTGGGCGTGACGGCTACCGAAAGGCCTGGAACAACCAGGTCTGCTGCAAGGACCTCTGGTACCTGGAAACGG AAAAACCACCGCCCCCGGCCCGGGTACAGCTGGTACGAGCCAACACCAACTCCCTGGAGGTGAGCTGGGGGGCTGTGGCAACAGCCGACAGTTATCTTCTGCAGCTCCAGAAATATGACATTCCTGCCACGGCTGCTACTGCCACCTCCCCTACACCCAATCCAGTCCCATCTGTACCTGCCAACCCTCCCAAGAGCCCTGCCCCGGCAGCAGCCGCGCCTGCTGTGCAGCCACTGACCCAAGTAGGCATCACACTCCTGCCCCAGGCCGCCGCCGCACCcccgaccaccaccaccaccatccaggTCTTGCCGACGGTGCCTGGTAGCTCGATCTCCGTGCCTGCCGCGGCCAGGACTCAAG GTGTCCCTGCTGTCCTCAAAGTGACCGGTCCTCAGGCTACAACAGGAACCCCGTTGGTCACCATGCGACCTGCCAGCCAGGCTGGGAAAGCCCCCGTCACCGTGACCTCTCTTCCCGCAGGCGTGCGAATGGTCGTGCCTACGCAGAGCGCCCAGGGGACG GTCATCGGCAGCAGCCCGCAGATGAGCGGCATGGCGGCGTTGGCAGCCGCGGCTGCTGCCACCCAGAAGATCCCTCCTTCCTCGGCACCCACGGTGCTGAGCGTCCCGGCCGGCACCACCATCGTCAAAACTGTGGCCGTGACGCCTGgcaccaccaccctcccagccACTGTGAAGGTGGCCTCCTCGCCAGTCATG GTGAGCAACCCAGCCACTCGAATGCTGAAGACTGCAGCCGCCCAGGTGGGGACGTCTGTCTCCTCTGCCGCGAACACGTCCACCCGCCCCATCATCACAGTACACAAGTCGGGGACTGTGACAGTGGCCCAGCAAGCACAGGTGGTGACCACAGTGGTGGGTGGGGTCACCAAGACCATCACCCTGGTGAAGAGCCCCATCTCTGTCCCAGGAGGCAGTGCTCTG aTTTCCAATTTGGGTAAAGTGATGTCAGTGGTCCAGACCAAACCAGTTCAGACTTCTGCAGTCACAGGCCAGGCGTCTACAGGCCCGGTGACTCAGATCATCCAG ACCAAAGGGCCCCTGCCAGCCGGGACTATCCTGAAGCTGGTGACATCAGCAGATGGGAagcccaccaccatcatcactaccACACAGGCCAGCGGGGCAGGGACTAAGCCCACCATCCTGGGCATCAGCAGCGTGTCCCCCAGCACCACCAAGCCCGGCACGACCACTATCATCAAGACCATCCCCATGTCGGCCATCATCACGCAGGCGGGCGCCACGG gtGTGACCAGCAGTCCCGGCATCAAGTCCcccatcaccattatcaccaccaAGGTTATGACTTCCGGAACTGGAGCCCCCGCCAAAATCATCACTGCTGTTCCCAAAATCGCCACTGGCCACGGGCAGCAAGGAGTGACCCAG GTGGTGCTGAAGGGCGCCCCCGGCCAGCCGGGCACCATCCTCCGCACCGTGCCCATGGGCGGCGTCCGCCTGGTCACCCCCGTTACCGTCTCCGCTGTCAAGCCGGCTGTCACCACGTTGGTCGTGAAGGGCACAACAG gCGTCACGACCCTAGGCACCGTGACAGGCACCGTGTCCACCAGCCTCGCCGGGGCCGGGGGCCACAGCACCAGCGCCTCCCTGGCCACACCCATCACCACCTTGGGCACCATCGCCACCCTCTCGAGCCAGGTGATCAACCCCACTGCCATCACCGTGTCGGCGGCGCAGACCACGCTGACGGCGGCCGGCGGGCTCACCACCCCCACCATCACCATGCAG CCTGTCTCCCAGCCTACCCAGGTGACTCTGATCACAGCGCCCAGCGGGGTCGAGGCCCAGCCTGTGCACGACCTCCCCGTGTCCATTCTGGCCTCGCCTACTACAGAACAGCCCACGGCCACGGTCACCATCGCTGACTCAGGCCAGGGTGACGTGCAGCCCGGCACTGTGACACTGGTGTGCTCCAACCCGCCCTGCGAGACCCACGAGACGGGCACCACCAACACGGCCACCACCACCGTCGTGGCTAATCTCGGGGGGCACCCGCAGCCCACCCAAGTGCAGTTTGTCTGCGACAGACAAGAGGCAGCTGCTTCTCTCGTGAGCTCCACAGTGGGCCAGCAGAACGGCAGCGTGGTTCGCGTCTGTTCCAACCCGCCGTGCGAGACCCACGACACGGGCACCACCAACACGGCCACCACCGCCACCTCCAACATGGCTGGGCAGCACGGCTGCTCCAACCCGCCGTGTGAGACCCACGAGACGGGCACCACCAgcacagccaccaccgccatgTCGGGCATCGGAGCCGGGCAGCGGCGAGACGTCCGGTACACCTGTGTGGCAAGCACCGTGCCCGCCGTGGTCCGGGTCAGCATGGCTGCCGGGGCGTCAGAGGGAGTCCAGGGCTCTGTCAAGCCCTCGTGCCAAACCCGCCAGACGAGCGCGACCAGCACCACCATGACTGTGATGGCCACTGGGGCCCCGTGCTCAGCTGGCCCGCTCTTCAGACCAAGCCTGGCCCTGGAGGCTGGCGGCCGTGGCGCCACGCTCGTGCAGCTGGGCCCTGTGAGCACCCAGGTCAGGCCTGGTGGTGAGGGTGGCCCCCTAGCTGGCCTGGGCCCGCTGGTGTCCGTGGGGCGCCAGCCGGAGGTGCATCACGCCCACACGACGTACACCGCCACCACGGCCCGCTCTACTGTGGGTGCCGGGGAACCCAGTGAGGTGCAGGGGATGCCCGCGCTTGGGTACGAGAGCTCGCCCGGCGCCGCTGTGACTGCGAAGGCCCTGGAGGCGCTGCTGTGCTCCTCGGCCACCGTGACGCAGGTCTGCTCCAACCCCCCGTGCGAGACCCACGAGACGGGCACCACCCCTACGCCCACCACCGCCACGTCCACCGGGGGTGCGGGCCAGCCAGAGGGTGGGCAGCAGCCCCCCGCCGGCCGCCCCTGTGAGACGCACCAGACGGCTTCCACCGGTACCACCATGTCAGTCAGCATGGGCGCCCTGCTCCCCGACGCCACGCCCTCCCACAGAACCCTGGAGTCCGGCTTGGAGGGGGCGGCACCGCCCACAGTTACCCCCCAGGCTGGAGCTTCGTTGCTGGCTCCTTTCCCGACGCAGAGGGTGTGCTCCAACCCCCCCTGTGAGACCCACGAGACAGGCACCACGCACACGGCCACCACTGTCACCTCCAACATGAGTTCCAACCAAG ACCCCCCGCCGCCTCCCAGCGACCAGGGAGAGGTGGAGAGCACCCAGGGCGACGGCGTGAACATCCCCAGTTCCAGTCCCATCACGACAACGGTGTCCTCCACGCTGACACGGGCCGTGACCACTGTGACACAGTCCACACCGGTCCCGGGCCCTTCGGTGCCG CCCCCAGAGGAGCTCCAGGCCTCGCCAGGGCCTCGCCAGCAGCTTCCGCCACGGCAACTCCTGCAGCCTGCCTCCGCACCCCTGATGGGGGAGTCCGCCGAGGTCCTGTCAGCCTCCCAGGCCCCCGAGCTCCAGGCCGCCGTGGATCTGAGCAGTACAGGGGACCCGTCTTCAGGCCAGGAGCCTGCCAGCTCAGCCATGGTAGCCACTGTGGTGGTCCAGCCGCCCCCGCCCACGCAGTCCGAAGTAGACCAGTTGTCACTGCCCCAAGAGCTGATGGCCGAGGCCCAGGCGGGCACCACCACCCTCATGGTAACGGGGCTCACACCCGAGGAGCTGGCGGTCACTGCTGCCGCTGAAGCGGCCGCCCAGGCCGCGGCCACAGAGGAAGCCCAGGCCCTGGCCATCCAGGCCGTGCTCCAGGCCGCGCAGCAGGCCGTCATGG CAGGCACCGGGGAGCCCATGGACACGTCGGAGGCGGCGGCCGCTGTGACGCAGGCGGAGCTGAGCCACTTGTCAGCCGAGGGCCAGGAGGGCCaggccaccaccatccccatcgtGCTGACACAGCAGGAGCTGGCCGCCCtggtgcagcagcagcagctccagGAGGCGCAggcgcagcagcagcagcaccacCTCCCCACGGAGGCGCTGGCCCCCGCCGACAGCCTCAACGACCCGGCCATCGAGAGCAACTGCCTCGGCGAGCTGGCCGGGGCTGCGCCCAGCACCGTGGCCCTGCTGCCCTCCACGGCCACTGACA GCCTGGCTCCGTCCAACACGTTTGTGGCCCCCCAGCCAGTCGTGGTCGCCAGTCCCGCGAAGCTGCAGGCCGCGGCTACCCTGACGGAAGTGGCCAATGGCATCGAGTCCCTGGGCGTA AAGCCAGACCTACCACCCCCGCCCAGCAAAGCCCCCGTGAAGAAAGAGAACCAGTGGTTTGATGTGGGGGTCATTAAAGGCACCAACGTAATGGTGACACACTATTTCCTGCCACCCGACGACGCTGCCCCGTCGGAT GACGACTCGGGCACGGTGCCCGACTACAACCAGCTGAAGAAGCAGGAGCTGCAGCCTGGCACTGCCTACAAGTTCCGCGTCGCCGGGATCAACGCCTGCGGCCGGGGGCCCTTCAGCGAGATCTCAGCCTTTAAGACGTGTCTGCCTGGCTTCCCGGGGGCCCCCTGTGCCATTAAAATCAGCAAA AGTCCAGACGGCGCTCACCTCACCTGGGAGCCGCCCTCTGTGACCTCCGGCAAGATCATCGAGTACTCGGTGTACCTGGCCATCCAGAGCTCGCAGGCTGGGGGCGAGCCCAAGAGCTCCACCCCGGCGCAGCTGGCCTTCATGCGGGTGTACTGTgggcccagcccctcctgcctcGTGCAGTCCTCCAGCCTCTCCAACGCCCACATCGACTACACCACCAAGCCCGCCATCATCTTCCGCATCGCTGCCCGCAACGAGAAGGGCTACGGCCCAGCCACCCAAGTCAGGTGGTTACAAG